In a single window of the Nicotiana tomentosiformis chromosome 8, ASM39032v3, whole genome shotgun sequence genome:
- the LOC104097660 gene encoding heavy metal-associated isoprenylated plant protein 30 isoform X1, with product MVNILEKLFGSFVSAIASYCFLHYHHHPTPHHQGNHKRINKHNMTKARPLSLQTVELKVRMCCTGCERVVKDAVFKLRVCVFHIITSGVESVEVELEMEKVTVVGYVERNKVLKAVRRGGKKAEFWPYPNPPLYFTSSNNYYKDMTAEYKESYNYWRHGYNVAEKHGNLPVTHRGDDKVSNLFNDDNVNACCLM from the exons ATGGTTAACATACTTGAGAAATTATTTGGCTCTTTTGTCTCTGCCATCGCTAGTTATTGTTTTTTACACTATCATCATCATCCTACTCCTCATCACCAAGGCAATCATAAACGCATCAACAAACACAACATGACTAAGGCTCGGCCACTTTCTTTACAG ACGGTGGAACTCAAAGTAAGGATGTGTTGCACTGGCTGCGAAAGAGTGGTCAAAGATGCTGTCTTCAAGCTTAGAG TATGTGTTTTTCACATAATTACTTCAGGGGTAGAGTCGGTGGAGGTGGAGTTGGAGATGGAGAAGGTGACAGTGGTAGGATATGTGGAACGAAATAAGGTGCTCAAGGCAGTGAGAAGGGGAGGGAAGAAGGCGGAATTCTGGCCATATCCAAACCCACCCCTCTACTTCACATCCTCAAACAATTACTACAAAGATATGACGGCTGAGTACAAGGAGAGCTACAACTACTGGAGGCATGGCTATAATGTTGCTGAAAAGCACGGCAATCTTCCTGTTACACATCGAGGTGATGACAAAGTCAGCAACTTGTTTAACGATGACAACGTCAATGCTTGCTGCCTCATGTGA
- the LOC104097660 gene encoding heavy metal-associated isoprenylated plant protein 30 isoform X2 translates to MVNILEKLFGSFVSAIASYCFLHYHHHPTPHHQGNHKRINKHNMTKARPLSLQTVELKVRMCCTGCERVVKDAVFKLRGVESVEVELEMEKVTVVGYVERNKVLKAVRRGGKKAEFWPYPNPPLYFTSSNNYYKDMTAEYKESYNYWRHGYNVAEKHGNLPVTHRGDDKVSNLFNDDNVNACCLM, encoded by the exons ATGGTTAACATACTTGAGAAATTATTTGGCTCTTTTGTCTCTGCCATCGCTAGTTATTGTTTTTTACACTATCATCATCATCCTACTCCTCATCACCAAGGCAATCATAAACGCATCAACAAACACAACATGACTAAGGCTCGGCCACTTTCTTTACAG ACGGTGGAACTCAAAGTAAGGATGTGTTGCACTGGCTGCGAAAGAGTGGTCAAAGATGCTGTCTTCAAGCTTAGAG GGGTAGAGTCGGTGGAGGTGGAGTTGGAGATGGAGAAGGTGACAGTGGTAGGATATGTGGAACGAAATAAGGTGCTCAAGGCAGTGAGAAGGGGAGGGAAGAAGGCGGAATTCTGGCCATATCCAAACCCACCCCTCTACTTCACATCCTCAAACAATTACTACAAAGATATGACGGCTGAGTACAAGGAGAGCTACAACTACTGGAGGCATGGCTATAATGTTGCTGAAAAGCACGGCAATCTTCCTGTTACACATCGAGGTGATGACAAAGTCAGCAACTTGTTTAACGATGACAACGTCAATGCTTGCTGCCTCATGTGA